The following coding sequences lie in one Lentilactobacillus sp. SPB1-3 genomic window:
- a CDS encoding phage baseplate protein, translating into MATTTKTTKTTTKAKPKTKPATKKNVPATTKYKDLMNDLKKQITSKKKQIKNVNPKSKDAKKRKAAFTKQLSKLNKQYNSAKNNYAIAKEQSKIQKTRDTISAKIKKDPRFKTHAYIMPNNPGTNSSYVFIFVQDQSTDHGSSIASQAVEKGMNMSTTSQMNPATVSITGIIGGRQKDTISSIEKDLEKIEKWADNGIDMKWHGRRIFAHVQLSDFTSDFNFEGAGTGINSSNVTFSLQIGNYFESTVKKKKGTTSDVGTKPVNKGNNNGKGTNKDDKNNNSKGNGNNTHKYIVAKRGYTYWYVSQKTGVKLSVVQKLNKYPDREIPIGAKVYYS; encoded by the coding sequence ATGGCGACGACGACTAAAACAACTAAGACAACTACCAAAGCAAAGCCAAAGACTAAACCAGCTACCAAAAAGAATGTTCCGGCAACGACTAAATACAAAGATTTGATGAATGATTTAAAAAAACAAATCACTAGTAAAAAGAAGCAAATTAAAAACGTTAATCCTAAAAGTAAAGATGCTAAGAAAAGAAAGGCAGCCTTTACTAAACAGCTAAGCAAGTTGAACAAGCAATACAACAGTGCCAAAAATAATTATGCTATTGCTAAGGAACAAAGTAAGATTCAAAAGACTCGAGATACAATTTCAGCAAAGATAAAAAAAGATCCAAGATTTAAAACACATGCGTATATCATGCCGAATAATCCTGGAACTAATAGCTCGTATGTATTTATTTTCGTGCAGGATCAATCAACTGATCATGGTAGCTCAATTGCTTCTCAGGCAGTAGAAAAAGGGATGAATATGTCCACAACTTCTCAAATGAATCCGGCAACTGTAAGCATCACGGGAATTATTGGAGGTCGTCAGAAAGATACTATTTCGTCTATTGAGAAAGACTTAGAAAAGATTGAGAAATGGGCCGATAACGGTATTGATATGAAATGGCATGGCAGAAGAATATTTGCTCATGTTCAACTATCAGATTTTACCTCTGATTTTAATTTTGAAGGTGCTGGAACAGGGATTAATTCTTCAAACGTCACATTTTCGCTACAAATTGGTAATTATTTCGAATCTACTGTCAAAAAGAAAAAGGGTACTACTAGCGATGTAGGTACTAAGCCGGTTAACAAAGGTAATAATAATGGTAAAGGTACCAATAAAGACGACAAGAATAATAACAGCAAAGGCAATGGCAATAATACGCATAAGTATATCGTTGCTAAACGTGGTTATACGTACTGGTATGTATCTCAAAAAACGGGTGTTAAGTTAAGCGTTGTTCAAAAGCTTAATAAATATCCGGATCGAGAAATTCCCATTGGCGCTAAAGTTTACTACTCATAA
- a CDS encoding phage tail tape measure protein, protein MALEGTLQNTIKLPVRVNLRDLRAANKLIQKINSNADKLIKPLENVSKQFDSLSKNSKEFSEKYQRDIKQATTATKDLNKSVAKTSKAVDDRSSSVEKNNEVVKRSTNEVEASQSRLGRRVQQSTRHVKASGSAMKSIGDKMASVGKAASVVSLGIGAGFLYSAKEASRLQHEFNVIKNLAVTSGEKQAEAQKNVNAMQRDGVKLSEKYGVSQTEIAKGYEELVRRGYTTNQALGSQKTYLEGAKASGDSYTDVVNNAASALEQFNMKSKSVTGMAKATKLAVNQMAYSADKTATSFSDLGEAMKFAGPDAHAAHQSFHETVAAIGQLSNFGIDGSQAGTSLRQIYQRLINPPSKGKAPNAMKSMGLDYKDFRDAKNELLPIQDIFAKLDAHMKGMSHTDKGGIYAALFGANASSAAQALGSSYKQLKQLDGEVQHAQDQAHGHGYVEQLAQKNMKDFKSQLERLKTSSVAVGTELAKTILPAATKILDKVAGILVKFNSMPAPLKKTVAYGSILAGLFGPALIGAGKLLSAISTIKGAMGGLAGASKGTTALTEDVANTSGGEATRTSLTASRTTSVMSKVAKGAIFADAGFSAFKAFRDGLDSKKGGAEIWDAGGKAVGGSIGLALGGPVGAAAGTAIGGKIADVVAGSKLVRDINASEKANIAKNGKVNNPVTTGTVTHTKSKRGTADVYSTGLVTPDSQATNTSKSGKKAKPFDKLPKDAKQAMSQVESVFSASNKRIVANSSTDLYTANRKVAKQDAGTFATLNKQLASYTSNRSKTSKNNLNLLVKNGDLTRKQAKTALATQKIGDKGRLEDAQKAVKAIVKAEKNGGEGREKAIATANQKIAKLLSHNNNGTSKYAAKQKIILGKLNDSTKKLSAKQGQAVVQDSYKTMNKQISYANKTYKSAKSSADKKYKATMNAADHEYYVTGTISKKQYNSIKSKAEKTRDKAVSAANDRKNKTIDKAKTEHQQVVSEATKQTKGHLKQVNKETGESISAFEKMGNAISGVFSGIGHAWDVMMSHLKTPSKKQMDHIVGTTTKGATDNAKFLNNFGNGKGGKSKPKSKPSSVGPYNGSLKVAGGFGHASGGAIRKTHVAMVGEGGEELAIDKRTGKFRLLGANGPMMAVVKAGEHILNARDTAKVKSGGLGKGMTLPGYAKGTASLKKQTQRQSKGKAETYTYNISNKGITNASKMTKKSMKQISKSIVGGYTTSNKGSSKQMKSMQKNSNSTMKSIMNGTKKYSQKTQTNTVGDYDDMQKGAKKQMDQMQKDMHNGASDIVSDFAKIFGKLDNYAHAGMANAIKQINAGFRGINSAFGQFGNGSVLTPIKYAKGSNGKIPNNQIAMLNDSPVGPRQEAIVRNNGQIELPQGDNTVQMLQRGDAVLNGYQTKELADRGVIQHYAKGSGVSKSALEKIAASKAADPAKAWGNDFAGKIGSIGTKFANNVAKGVKAGGGKSGKPYYLAAWNVINDIVSQGSGGAGGTREAFLKYAEEHYTGKPYNMGSMGPTYYDCSAMVASALKHFGVDIGRTTVDMQTSAGVQSRGHDLKNTVPGDIVVFGHGGGAAGHVGIIKNPKTGSMFNETPPRARVTSIAADKGMGYEYFRVKGLHDAAKKKSNGSKPSKRLEKLFKHQFGKKALGKLESKFSDDSIGDLGSMNLAGDIGTRARQLAAAIKKAYPSATNAGIAAVLGNWKFESQLNPGAVNSGGGASGLGQWLGGRKANLIRFAQKQGKSWRNAGVQLEFALSHDGSDSNVLRSVLRGKGSVASLAAKFSTDWERGGYTQQHVNGARSIIAALHANGGWAEKGKVNVFGEVPGQPEVAINPKKPSADHLIAETIQARAKESSSSPFAGVMDSLKAKKQRKSLRSKLSKLSSDKSSQLSSFMPKVEVHNTFNIQGKVDDDALDAISTRNEKSIENVMNKLFRQVYDKMEMGDA, encoded by the coding sequence TTGGCACTAGAAGGCACTCTTCAAAATACAATTAAGCTACCTGTTAGGGTTAACCTAAGAGATTTACGTGCAGCTAACAAGCTGATTCAAAAGATCAACAGTAACGCAGATAAGCTGATCAAGCCACTTGAAAATGTGTCCAAACAGTTTGATTCTTTGTCCAAGAACTCAAAAGAATTCTCGGAAAAGTATCAACGTGACATCAAGCAAGCTACTACCGCTACTAAAGACTTAAATAAGTCGGTTGCTAAGACAAGTAAAGCGGTTGATGATCGTAGCTCATCAGTTGAAAAGAACAACGAAGTTGTCAAACGCAGTACGAATGAAGTTGAAGCTTCTCAAAGTCGTTTAGGTCGCCGTGTTCAACAGTCTACTCGTCACGTCAAAGCTTCTGGTTCAGCAATGAAAAGTATTGGCGATAAGATGGCCAGTGTTGGTAAAGCCGCCTCCGTTGTCTCTTTAGGCATCGGAGCCGGTTTTTTATATTCAGCTAAAGAAGCTAGCAGGCTTCAACATGAATTCAATGTTATCAAGAACTTAGCGGTTACATCTGGTGAAAAACAAGCTGAGGCACAAAAGAATGTGAATGCCATGCAACGAGACGGCGTTAAGTTGTCTGAAAAGTATGGTGTCTCACAAACTGAGATTGCTAAAGGTTATGAAGAACTTGTTCGTCGTGGTTATACAACTAACCAAGCATTAGGGTCACAAAAGACTTATCTAGAAGGTGCGAAAGCTTCTGGAGATAGTTATACCGACGTTGTTAATAACGCCGCTAGTGCCCTTGAACAATTCAACATGAAGAGCAAATCAGTTACCGGTATGGCTAAAGCTACTAAGCTTGCGGTTAACCAAATGGCTTACTCAGCTGATAAAACAGCTACTTCTTTTAGTGATTTAGGGGAAGCAATGAAGTTCGCTGGACCTGATGCTCATGCGGCTCATCAATCATTCCATGAAACCGTTGCTGCAATCGGTCAATTATCAAACTTTGGTATTGATGGATCGCAAGCCGGTACTTCGTTACGTCAAATCTATCAAAGATTGATTAATCCACCTTCAAAAGGTAAAGCGCCAAATGCGATGAAATCAATGGGATTGGATTACAAAGATTTCCGTGATGCAAAAAACGAATTGTTACCAATTCAAGATATCTTTGCTAAACTTGATGCGCACATGAAAGGTATGTCACACACTGATAAAGGTGGTATTTATGCTGCCTTATTCGGTGCGAATGCATCTAGTGCTGCTCAAGCTTTAGGTAGTTCTTACAAGCAATTAAAACAGCTTGATGGTGAAGTTCAACATGCACAAGACCAAGCACATGGCCATGGATATGTTGAGCAATTAGCTCAAAAGAACATGAAAGATTTCAAGTCGCAATTAGAACGTTTAAAGACTTCTAGTGTGGCGGTTGGTACTGAACTAGCTAAAACAATTCTTCCGGCTGCAACTAAAATTTTAGATAAAGTCGCTGGGATTCTAGTTAAGTTTAATTCAATGCCGGCTCCGTTAAAGAAAACAGTAGCGTATGGATCTATTTTGGCTGGTTTGTTTGGCCCTGCACTGATTGGTGCTGGTAAATTGCTTTCAGCGATCAGTACGATAAAAGGTGCAATGGGTGGACTCGCTGGTGCTAGCAAAGGTACCACAGCACTTACAGAAGATGTCGCTAATACATCAGGTGGCGAAGCCACTCGAACCAGTTTAACTGCAAGTCGAACCACTTCTGTAATGAGTAAGGTTGCTAAGGGTGCTATCTTTGCCGATGCTGGTTTCTCAGCTTTTAAAGCTTTTAGAGATGGTCTTGACAGTAAAAAAGGTGGCGCCGAAATCTGGGATGCTGGTGGTAAAGCCGTCGGCGGTTCAATCGGTTTAGCTTTAGGTGGGCCAGTTGGTGCCGCCGCTGGTACTGCTATCGGTGGAAAGATTGCTGATGTAGTTGCTGGTAGCAAACTGGTTAGAGATATTAACGCTAGTGAAAAGGCTAATATTGCTAAGAATGGTAAAGTTAACAATCCTGTTACGACTGGAACAGTTACACACACTAAATCTAAACGTGGTACCGCTGACGTTTATTCAACTGGTTTAGTTACACCTGATTCTCAAGCAACTAATACTTCTAAGTCAGGTAAAAAAGCTAAGCCTTTTGACAAGTTGCCTAAAGATGCTAAACAGGCCATGTCACAAGTTGAGTCGGTATTTTCAGCAAGTAACAAGCGCATTGTTGCTAATTCTAGTACAGATTTGTATACAGCTAACCGTAAAGTTGCTAAACAAGATGCTGGCACTTTTGCCACATTAAATAAGCAACTGGCCTCATATACTAGCAATAGAAGTAAAACTTCGAAGAATAATCTTAATTTGTTAGTTAAAAATGGCGATTTGACTAGGAAGCAAGCTAAAACAGCATTAGCAACGCAGAAGATAGGTGATAAAGGTCGCTTAGAAGATGCCCAAAAAGCAGTTAAAGCAATTGTTAAAGCTGAAAAAAATGGTGGTGAAGGCCGAGAAAAAGCTATTGCCACTGCTAATCAGAAGATTGCTAAATTGTTATCTCACAATAACAACGGAACTTCTAAATACGCTGCTAAACAGAAGATTATTCTTGGCAAGCTTAACGATTCCACCAAAAAGTTGTCTGCTAAGCAAGGCCAAGCTGTTGTTCAAGACTCTTACAAGACGATGAACAAACAAATTAGCTATGCCAATAAGACTTATAAGAGTGCCAAAAGCAGTGCTGATAAGAAATATAAGGCAACGATGAATGCGGCGGATCATGAATACTATGTAACGGGTACGATTTCTAAGAAACAATACAATAGTATTAAGAGTAAAGCCGAAAAGACTCGTGATAAAGCCGTTTCAGCAGCTAATGACCGTAAGAACAAAACCATTGATAAAGCCAAAACTGAACATCAACAAGTTGTTAGTGAAGCTACTAAGCAAACTAAAGGGCATTTAAAGCAAGTCAATAAAGAAACTGGCGAATCTATCAGCGCATTCGAAAAGATGGGCAACGCAATTAGCGGTGTCTTCTCAGGTATTGGCCATGCTTGGGATGTCATGATGAGTCATTTAAAAACACCTAGCAAAAAGCAGATGGATCATATAGTTGGTACAACAACTAAAGGCGCAACTGATAATGCTAAGTTTTTGAATAACTTTGGAAATGGTAAGGGTGGTAAATCCAAACCTAAATCTAAGCCATCATCTGTTGGCCCTTATAACGGTAGCTTAAAAGTTGCTGGTGGTTTTGGTCATGCTTCTGGTGGAGCAATTCGTAAGACCCATGTTGCCATGGTTGGTGAAGGTGGCGAAGAGTTAGCTATTGATAAGCGTACCGGTAAGTTCCGTTTGCTTGGTGCTAATGGACCAATGATGGCAGTTGTTAAAGCAGGAGAACACATTCTCAATGCAAGAGACACTGCCAAAGTTAAATCTGGTGGTTTAGGTAAAGGCATGACGTTACCTGGCTATGCTAAAGGGACTGCTTCACTTAAGAAGCAAACTCAACGTCAATCTAAAGGCAAAGCTGAGACTTATACCTATAACATCAGCAATAAAGGTATTACTAATGCTTCTAAGATGACTAAAAAGTCGATGAAACAAATTAGTAAGTCCATTGTTGGTGGCTATACTACTAGTAACAAGGGTTCATCTAAACAGATGAAGTCGATGCAGAAAAATAGTAATAGCACGATGAAGTCCATTATGAATGGTACCAAAAAGTATTCTCAAAAAACTCAAACCAATACGGTTGGCGATTATGATGATATGCAAAAAGGTGCCAAAAAACAAATGGATCAGATGCAGAAAGATATGCACAATGGTGCCAGTGATATAGTTAGTGATTTTGCTAAAATATTTGGTAAGTTAGATAACTACGCTCATGCTGGTATGGCCAATGCTATAAAGCAAATTAATGCTGGTTTTAGAGGTATTAATTCGGCATTTGGTCAATTCGGAAATGGTTCAGTGCTTACACCTATCAAGTACGCTAAGGGATCTAATGGTAAGATTCCAAATAACCAAATTGCCATGCTGAATGATTCGCCGGTCGGACCTAGGCAAGAGGCGATTGTTAGAAATAACGGTCAAATTGAATTGCCGCAAGGCGATAACACTGTCCAAATGCTACAAAGAGGGGATGCCGTTCTTAACGGTTATCAAACCAAAGAGTTAGCTGACAGGGGTGTTATTCAGCACTACGCAAAGGGTTCCGGCGTTTCTAAGAGTGCACTTGAAAAGATTGCTGCAAGTAAAGCCGCTGACCCTGCGAAGGCATGGGGAAATGACTTTGCCGGTAAAATTGGTTCTATTGGAACTAAGTTTGCTAATAACGTTGCTAAGGGTGTTAAAGCCGGCGGTGGCAAGTCTGGGAAACCATACTATTTGGCTGCGTGGAATGTTATTAATGATATTGTCAGTCAAGGCTCTGGTGGAGCAGGTGGAACTCGTGAAGCATTTCTAAAGTATGCTGAAGAGCATTACACGGGAAAACCTTATAACATGGGATCAATGGGACCCACATATTATGATTGTTCTGCCATGGTAGCATCAGCTTTGAAACATTTTGGTGTAGACATAGGTCGAACAACCGTTGATATGCAAACTAGTGCTGGTGTCCAATCACGTGGACATGATTTAAAGAATACTGTCCCAGGAGATATTGTTGTCTTTGGTCATGGTGGAGGCGCCGCAGGGCACGTTGGTATCATTAAGAATCCTAAAACAGGTTCTATGTTCAACGAAACTCCACCAAGAGCTAGAGTTACTTCAATTGCTGCTGATAAAGGCATGGGATATGAATACTTTAGAGTCAAAGGATTGCATGATGCAGCTAAGAAAAAATCAAACGGGTCTAAACCGTCTAAACGTCTTGAAAAGTTGTTTAAACATCAATTTGGAAAGAAAGCTTTAGGAAAACTTGAGTCTAAATTTAGTGATGACAGCATAGGCGATTTAGGAAGTATGAACTTAGCTGGTGACATTGGAACTAGAGCTCGTCAATTAGCCGCTGCAATTAAAAAGGCTTATCCCTCTGCAACTAATGCTGGTATCGCTGCGGTTCTTGGTAACTGGAAATTTGAATCACAATTGAATCCAGGTGCGGTTAATTCAGGCGGTGGAGCTTCTGGGTTAGGACAATGGCTAGGTGGTCGTAAAGCTAACTTGATTCGTTTTGCTCAAAAACAAGGCAAGAGCTGGCGTAATGCTGGCGTTCAACTAGAATTTGCTTTGTCTCATGACGGTAGCGATAGTAACGTATTACGAAGCGTTTTACGTGGTAAGGGTTCAGTTGCTTCTTTGGCAGCTAAATTCTCAACCGATTGGGAACGTGGTGGATACACACAACAACATGTTAATGGAGCAAGAAGTATCATTGCTGCATTGCATGCTAACGGAGGTTGGGCAGAAAAAGGTAAGGTTAATGTCTTTGGTGAAGTTCCAGGACAACCAGAGGTAGCTATTAACCCTAAAAAGCCTTCCGCTGATCACTTGATCGCCGAAACTATCCAAGCGAGAGCAAAAGAATCTAGTTCATCGCCATTTGCTGGTGTCATGGATTCATTAAAAGCTAAAAAGCAACGTAAATCTCTTAGATCTAAGTTGTCAAAACTGTCGAGTGATAAGTCTAGTCAATTATCATCATTCATGCCTAAAGTTGAGGTACACAATACCTTTAACATTCAAGGCAAGGTTGATGATGATGCTTTAGATGCAATCAGTACTCGTAATGAGAAGTCTATTGAGAATGTCATGAATAAATTATTCAGACAGGTTTACGACAAAATGGAAATGGGAGACGCTTAA
- a CDS encoding DUF3383 family protein, whose protein sequence is MADVEKIETLSPINIITTYDRPVKAAGLAGVAYLVKGTKIALQSYHFLAEVEKDYDLGTEIYNAADNYFANDESPLFQVITSGPETAVTQPASTGDGSGSSTPAVTPTDADNMIAALTKYYNAGAEYFVIKGSKDNIDVVKAVSNFVEAQDNKVLIVDVPTDNAEPDLSFLSVLKGNKATLVLSLPKYGATDADYQLASTFLASYANSSVGTDPEFINQLGGVTPQDQYDFTKQALDAFYTPYHALTYAYRNGIPMFTSNKSQSGDQFSVMLIRDAITNEIVANITNLFVQNDRIPYNQIGIDLFKGQIKLVLDKYKNLGLIEPGYDINTINSDDISDNKKASGKLTGMGWKYQPVFSIDDTKFAQSITLPQPV, encoded by the coding sequence TTGGCAGACGTAGAAAAGATTGAAACTCTATCTCCAATTAACATCATTACTACTTACGACCGACCAGTCAAAGCGGCCGGTTTAGCAGGCGTCGCATACCTTGTTAAAGGTACCAAGATTGCTTTGCAGTCTTATCACTTCCTTGCAGAAGTTGAAAAGGATTACGACTTAGGCACTGAAATTTATAACGCCGCTGATAATTACTTTGCAAACGACGAAAGTCCTTTGTTCCAAGTAATCACATCGGGCCCAGAAACTGCTGTGACTCAACCAGCTTCAACTGGCGACGGTTCAGGTTCATCAACTCCAGCTGTTACACCAACTGATGCTGACAATATGATTGCAGCACTTACTAAGTACTACAACGCAGGTGCTGAATACTTTGTTATCAAAGGTTCAAAAGACAACATCGACGTTGTTAAAGCGGTATCCAACTTTGTTGAAGCTCAAGACAACAAAGTCCTTATCGTTGATGTTCCGACTGACAATGCCGAACCTGACTTGTCATTCTTATCCGTGTTGAAAGGTAACAAAGCTACTTTGGTTCTTTCATTACCTAAGTATGGTGCTACTGATGCTGACTATCAATTAGCTTCAACATTCTTAGCTTCATACGCTAACAGTTCTGTTGGAACTGATCCAGAGTTCATCAATCAACTGGGTGGTGTAACTCCTCAAGACCAATACGATTTTACTAAACAAGCATTAGATGCATTCTACACACCTTATCATGCCTTGACTTACGCATATCGAAACGGCATTCCAATGTTCACATCGAACAAATCGCAATCTGGTGACCAATTCTCTGTGATGCTCATTCGTGACGCTATTACTAATGAAATTGTAGCTAACATCACTAACTTGTTCGTTCAAAACGATCGTATTCCTTACAACCAAATTGGAATCGACTTATTCAAAGGCCAAATCAAGTTGGTTCTGGATAAATACAAGAACCTTGGACTAATCGAACCAGGCTATGACATCAATACGATTAATTCTGATGACATTAGTGATAACAAAAAAGCTAGTGGAAAGCTTACCGGCATGGGCTGGAAGTATCAACCAGTATTCAGCATTGACGACACTAAGTTCGCTCAATCAATTACACTTCCACAACCAGTTTAG
- a CDS encoding LIC_12616 family protein: protein MYKSRTFDFGKMIGALRGIITSITGLQVVPTTNKNLPPYPYITYTPPDAYKAETWGNTHEEEMFTVNVVLNCYAETPQESVMIADDIVTFLFDPNYHEQLKRSGIVVVSADPEGESSADFAQMFQISTQVVVLKLRLMRGYIADFPNITDTNIGGH, encoded by the coding sequence ATGTACAAAAGTAGAACTTTTGATTTTGGCAAGATGATTGGTGCTTTACGAGGCATTATCACTTCCATTACTGGATTGCAGGTAGTTCCTACGACCAATAAGAATCTACCGCCTTATCCATACATTACTTACACACCGCCTGATGCATATAAAGCCGAAACATGGGGCAACACTCATGAAGAAGAGATGTTCACCGTGAATGTTGTCTTAAATTGCTATGCCGAAACGCCACAAGAATCAGTGATGATCGCTGATGACATTGTGACGTTTTTATTTGACCCAAATTATCACGAACAACTTAAAAGAAGTGGCATCGTCGTGGTCAGTGCTGACCCAGAAGGCGAAAGCTCGGCTGACTTTGCCCAAATGTTTCAAATATCCACCCAAGTTGTCGTACTCAAGTTACGGCTCATGCGTGGATATATTGCAGATTTTCCAAACATTACAGACACGAATATAGGAGGTCATTAA
- a CDS encoding LysM peptidoglycan-binding domain-containing protein yields the protein MATKNKHNEVKRTDTNRYEVKPTDNEYTVAQKFGLSVGALRKANVKFPAPYFKVGRKIFIPR from the coding sequence ATGGCAACAAAAAATAAGCATAACGAAGTAAAACGTACAGATACTAATCGTTATGAAGTGAAGCCAACGGACAACGAATATACAGTAGCTCAAAAATTCGGACTATCTGTTGGCGCGTTGCGTAAGGCTAACGTTAAATTTCCAGCACCATATTTTAAAGTGGGACGAAAAATCTTTATCCCTCGGTAA
- a CDS encoding major capsid protein, with protein MLTMSDIENPASIIGYWNERDNERQPYLYSSLFDLSYSPTDTTKLYFGEESKLRMMTATTDDVSSVKLDNHGFESETYSLIPFKNYKAMNEKRRRGINRALANNNDPAGVTAITRTQYKELDELMTVSYGTREIMAMQALTTGKIAVVGSDGSGSNNLPYQVDFHMPEEHQVDVATEWGTPDSKPLEDIQKQMDQIADDNGTSIGVVLMNGRTFRKLAASGEVVTTLTDGRTSAGVALAQSAVTALVQETLGVQVVIYNKGIGSDRFIPDDTVVLAPQGPLGRMVWTDTNEDLGLIGEPSVQLSRTTDGITVYTDRIKDPVATLVHVSQNILPTFDKVRNVLVMHVGAKTTQPSGQTASSTTSDSSVKK; from the coding sequence ATGTTAACAATGAGCGACATTGAAAACCCAGCTTCAATCATTGGTTACTGGAACGAACGTGACAATGAACGCCAACCATACTTGTACAGTAGCTTGTTTGACTTGTCATACAGTCCAACAGATACAACAAAACTTTACTTTGGTGAAGAATCAAAGCTTCGTATGATGACAGCCACAACGGATGATGTTTCATCAGTTAAGCTCGATAATCATGGCTTTGAAAGTGAAACATATTCACTTATTCCATTCAAAAACTACAAAGCGATGAATGAAAAGCGCCGTCGTGGTATCAATCGTGCCTTGGCAAATAACAATGATCCTGCCGGTGTTACTGCCATTACTAGAACTCAATACAAAGAATTAGATGAATTGATGACTGTCTCTTATGGAACTCGTGAGATTATGGCAATGCAAGCTTTGACTACCGGTAAAATCGCTGTTGTTGGCTCCGATGGTAGTGGAAGCAATAACTTACCTTACCAAGTTGACTTCCATATGCCAGAAGAACATCAAGTTGATGTTGCTACTGAATGGGGCACTCCTGATTCAAAACCTTTGGAAGATATCCAAAAGCAAATGGATCAAATTGCCGATGACAATGGTACTTCAATTGGAGTTGTTTTAATGAACGGTCGTACTTTCCGTAAATTAGCTGCTTCTGGTGAAGTTGTAACTACTTTAACTGATGGTCGTACCTCAGCAGGTGTTGCTTTAGCTCAATCAGCTGTAACTGCACTTGTTCAAGAAACTCTTGGCGTACAAGTAGTTATCTACAACAAAGGTATTGGTTCAGATAGATTTATCCCTGATGACACTGTTGTGCTTGCACCTCAAGGCCCATTAGGTCGTATGGTTTGGACTGATACTAACGAGGATTTAGGATTGATTGGCGAACCAAGTGTTCAACTATCACGCACTACGGACGGTATCACTGTTTACACTGACCGCATTAAAGACCCTGTGGCTACCTTGGTACATGTTTCTCAAAACATTCTACCTACGTTCGACAAGGTTCGTAACGTGTTAGTTATGCACGTTGGTGCTAAAACTACTCAACCAAGCGGACAAACTGCAAGTTCAACTACTTCAGACAGTTCAGTAAAAAAATAG
- a CDS encoding DUF4355 domain-containing protein has protein sequence MKRFDNLMPMQLQYFAENDQGTDDANDNVNEPLDNAGSENNSDDAKDDDDHEENDDDPSKVIEKLQGRIGKEQGKKNELQQQLDKAQAELKKLRGGKDAKEPDKTPEQIEVEKLRMQLERRDILDSTLDVFKESKIDVPKDIVELFISDDRDQTIDNAGKLLNYVTSIKKDTEASVRSEYAGGKVPKSTKHINNAGNFGTQVAKSGNDRIPLQSNYSN, from the coding sequence ATGAAAAGATTTGACAACTTAATGCCAATGCAATTGCAGTACTTTGCTGAAAATGACCAAGGCACAGATGATGCTAACGACAACGTTAATGAACCATTAGATAATGCTGGTTCTGAAAACAATTCAGATGATGCCAAGGACGATGACGACCATGAAGAAAACGATGATGACCCAAGCAAGGTTATTGAAAAGCTTCAGGGACGTATTGGCAAAGAACAAGGCAAAAAAAATGAGTTACAGCAACAATTAGACAAAGCACAAGCCGAGTTGAAGAAGTTGCGTGGTGGTAAGGACGCTAAGGAACCTGATAAAACGCCTGAACAGATTGAAGTTGAGAAGTTACGCATGCAATTAGAGCGTCGTGACATCTTAGATTCAACTCTAGATGTTTTCAAAGAAAGCAAAATCGATGTGCCTAAGGACATTGTTGAGCTATTTATCAGCGATGATCGTGACCAGACCATTGATAACGCCGGAAAATTGCTTAATTACGTTACTTCTATCAAAAAAGATACCGAAGCTAGCGTAAGAAGCGAATATGCCGGTGGTAAAGTTCCCAAGTCTACTAAACACATCAATAATGCCGGTAACTTTGGTACTCAAGTTGCTAAATCAGGTAATGATCGTATTCCATTGCAGTCCAATTACTCAAATTAA